The following coding sequences are from one Streptomyces sp. NBC_01485 window:
- a CDS encoding biotin transporter BioY, producing the protein MSSTAVANPARPGQVLADLLPASRVRDVALVLGGAALTGLAAQIAVPVPGSPVPVTGQTFAALLVGTSLGARRGVSALAVYALAGLAGVPWFAGGASGISVSFGYILGMILASAAVGALARRGADRSMLRTAGAMLIGEAIIYAVGVPYLAYAAGMSASAALAAGLTPFLIGDAVKAILAMGLLPTTWKLVQR; encoded by the coding sequence ATGAGCAGCACCGCCGTCGCCAACCCCGCCCGCCCCGGGCAGGTCCTCGCCGACCTGCTCCCCGCCTCCCGGGTCCGGGACGTCGCACTCGTCCTCGGCGGCGCCGCGCTCACCGGCCTCGCCGCCCAGATCGCGGTCCCGGTACCCGGCAGCCCGGTCCCGGTCACCGGCCAGACCTTCGCCGCACTGCTCGTCGGCACGTCCCTCGGCGCCCGCCGCGGAGTCTCCGCGCTCGCCGTCTACGCGCTGGCCGGTCTCGCCGGCGTGCCGTGGTTCGCGGGCGGCGCCTCCGGCATCTCCGTCTCCTTCGGCTACATCCTCGGCATGATCCTCGCGTCCGCCGCCGTGGGCGCCCTGGCCCGCCGGGGCGCCGACCGCTCCATGCTGCGCACGGCCGGCGCGATGCTGATCGGCGAGGCGATCATCTACGCCGTCGGCGTCCCGTACCTGGCCTACGCCGCCGGAATGTCCGCCTCCGCGGCGCTCGCGGCCGGCCTCACCCCGTTCCTGATCGGCGATGCCGTCAAGGCGATCCTGGCGATGGGGCTGCTGCCGACGACGTGGAAGCTCGTCCAGCGGTAA
- a CDS encoding ROK family protein: protein MPRTAAPPSPLASSASRVSPVARVADSDRRRTSARVILRSVLEHGPVARSTIARLTGLSPASVTEHCARLAGLGLIREAAVPRRSNGVGRPHVPVDLDDSRFLVGGVHVAVPYTTVSLLDLRGRVVARRELRHRSLDPDEVLARAADGLGALLDEAPGCRALGVGVAVGGWVDRDSGTVVEHPLLGWRDVPVREAVGARVGLPVHVDGHARALVNAERLFGRARGSRSVLHLFVGNVVDAAFATHDEVHHGPRSQAGTIAHLPLAGSTEPCDCGRVGCLQVELSERTLCRRAREAGVIDGVVDGVVDRVNPMHVLAAADAGNPVAVRLLRERARMVGRAAGLLLDVLNPERVVVTELGVLFREDCLAALREEVGAGRSAAVSPSSFPDSVLAVAGGAVALDVLYRDPLAASAGLVPGRLTGTSHLSVSPEAS, encoded by the coding sequence ATGCCCCGTACCGCGGCTCCCCCCTCCCCTCTGGCCTCCTCTGCTTCTCGTGTCTCGCCCGTCGCCCGGGTCGCCGACAGTGATCGGCGGCGGACCAGTGCCCGTGTGATCCTGCGGTCCGTGCTGGAGCACGGGCCCGTCGCGCGTTCCACCATCGCCCGGCTGACCGGGCTGTCGCCCGCGTCCGTCACCGAGCACTGCGCCCGGCTGGCCGGGCTCGGGCTGATCCGGGAGGCGGCCGTGCCCCGGCGCAGCAACGGGGTGGGGCGTCCGCACGTTCCCGTGGATCTGGACGACTCGCGGTTCCTGGTGGGCGGGGTGCATGTGGCGGTGCCGTACACGACCGTCTCGCTGCTGGATCTGCGGGGACGGGTGGTGGCGCGGCGGGAGTTGAGGCACCGGAGCCTCGACCCGGACGAGGTGCTGGCGCGGGCCGCCGACGGGCTCGGTGCGCTGCTGGACGAGGCTCCCGGCTGCCGGGCCCTCGGGGTGGGGGTCGCCGTGGGCGGCTGGGTGGACCGGGATTCGGGGACCGTCGTCGAGCATCCGCTGCTGGGCTGGCGGGACGTGCCGGTGCGGGAGGCGGTCGGCGCGCGCGTCGGGCTGCCGGTCCATGTGGACGGGCACGCACGGGCGTTGGTCAACGCGGAGCGGTTGTTCGGGCGGGCGCGCGGCAGCCGCAGTGTGCTGCACCTGTTCGTGGGGAACGTGGTCGACGCGGCGTTCGCCACCCACGACGAGGTGCACCACGGGCCGCGTTCACAGGCGGGGACGATCGCGCATCTGCCGTTGGCCGGCAGCACGGAGCCCTGCGACTGCGGACGGGTCGGCTGCCTCCAAGTCGAGCTGAGCGAGCGGACGTTGTGCCGGCGGGCCCGGGAGGCCGGGGTGATCGACGGGGTGGTTGACGGCGTGGTCGACCGGGTGAACCCGATGCACGTCCTCGCCGCGGCGGATGCCGGAAACCCTGTCGCCGTACGGCTGTTGCGGGAGCGGGCGCGGATGGTGGGGCGGGCGGCCGGGCTGCTGCTGGACGTGCTCAATCCGGAGCGGGTCGTCGTCACCGAGCTGGGCGTGCTGTTCCGGGAGGACTGCCTGGCCGCGCTGCGGGAGGAGGTCGGGGCGGGGCGGTCCGCCGCGGTCTCGCCGAGCAGCTTCCCCGACTCCGTGCTCGCCGTGGCGGGCGGGGCGGTGGCGCTGGACGTGCTCTACCGGGATCCGCTGGCCGCGTCCGCCGGCCTCGTCCCCGGGCGCCTCACCGGAACCTCTCACCTGAGCGTCTCGCCTGAGGCGAGTTAA
- a CDS encoding ABC transporter substrate-binding protein: MPVSRVPGVDRRLFLASLLGAAAGVAGLSGCAESSAATGGEGASAAPLADKVPAGTSLKIASYQNVQQLQFELAKLPELPFTVSSWVNIGAGPDVINAFRSKSLDLANNAGIPPIQAYYQRFDAKIVAINVTRKPNYLFATKPGSDIRSVEDFRGAKLAFSQGQAQGVVLLRALKQAGLEYDDVTLVPLTSNQFLTALQSGQVDVAPLANQQAPAYLKQYESKGARAITTDVVDLLNLLWAPVSVLNDKAKAAAVAAYIPQWAQGQVWQYENPDVWNEEFYVKTQNLTLDQARSITALANKPLFPPSWDEAIKWEQETADLLAEGGFVKKFDVSSLFDHRFEGIAAKSVAAEYRK; encoded by the coding sequence ATGCCTGTTTCCCGTGTGCCCGGTGTCGACCGGCGCCTCTTCCTCGCCTCTCTGCTCGGCGCCGCCGCCGGTGTCGCGGGGCTCAGCGGCTGCGCCGAGAGCAGTGCCGCCACCGGTGGCGAGGGCGCCTCGGCCGCGCCGCTCGCCGACAAGGTGCCCGCCGGCACCAGCCTGAAGATCGCCTCCTACCAGAATGTCCAGCAGTTGCAGTTCGAGCTGGCGAAACTTCCCGAGCTGCCGTTCACGGTGTCGAGTTGGGTGAACATCGGGGCGGGTCCCGACGTCATCAACGCCTTCCGCTCGAAGTCCCTCGACCTCGCCAACAACGCGGGTATTCCGCCGATCCAGGCGTATTACCAGCGTTTCGACGCGAAGATCGTCGCCATCAACGTCACGCGCAAGCCGAACTATCTCTTCGCCACCAAGCCCGGCAGCGATATCCGGAGCGTCGAGGACTTCCGGGGCGCGAAGCTGGCGTTCTCGCAGGGGCAGGCGCAGGGCGTCGTCCTGTTGCGGGCACTGAAGCAGGCGGGACTGGAGTACGACGACGTGACGCTGGTGCCGCTGACCAGCAACCAGTTCCTCACCGCCCTGCAGTCGGGCCAGGTGGACGTCGCCCCGCTCGCCAACCAGCAGGCCCCGGCCTATCTCAAGCAGTACGAGTCCAAGGGCGCCCGCGCCATCACCACCGACGTCGTCGACCTGCTCAACCTGCTGTGGGCGCCGGTGTCCGTACTGAACGACAAGGCGAAGGCGGCTGCGGTCGCCGCGTACATCCCGCAGTGGGCGCAGGGCCAGGTCTGGCAGTACGAGAACCCGGACGTCTGGAACGAGGAGTTCTACGTCAAGACGCAGAACCTGACCCTCGACCAGGCCAGGTCGATCACCGCTCTCGCCAACAAGCCGCTGTTCCCGCCGAGTTGGGACGAGGCGATCAAGTGGGAGCAGGAGACCGCCGACCTGCTCGCGGAGGGCGGCTTCGTGAAGAAGTTCGACGTCTCCTCCCTCTTCGACCACCGCTTCGAGGGCATCGCCGCGAAGTCCGTCGCCGCCGAGTACCGGAAGTGA
- a CDS encoding ABC transporter permease produces MTTSASVTVSAAGPVAVDDDVPLVRRRRRRRGLAPGRRLPAARLAGPLLLVAVWAVASAAGRLDTGAVPAPWTVLETGVRLWTEGTLSTDVLTSLERAASGFAIGLVAGVALALASGLTRTGEALIDGTVQLNRAIPTLGLIPLFILWLGIGETFKVAIIAIVVYIPIYLNTHAALSGIDHRFVELAEVQGLSRLQFVRQIVIPGALPGFFVGLRLGVTGSWLGLVVLEQINATSGLGYLMFQAQNYGQSDVILVGLLIYGVFGLVSDSAVRLIERRVLSWRRTLSN; encoded by the coding sequence ATGACCACGAGTGCGAGCGTGACCGTGAGTGCGGCCGGCCCTGTCGCCGTCGACGACGACGTGCCCCTCGTCCGGCGTCGCCGTCGGCGCCGTGGACTCGCCCCCGGCAGGCGGCTGCCCGCCGCCCGGCTCGCCGGGCCGCTGCTCCTCGTCGCCGTGTGGGCGGTCGCCTCGGCCGCCGGACGGCTGGACACCGGGGCGGTCCCCGCGCCCTGGACGGTGCTGGAGACCGGCGTCCGCCTGTGGACCGAGGGGACGCTGTCCACCGACGTCCTCACCTCGCTGGAGCGCGCCGCGTCCGGCTTCGCGATCGGGCTGGTCGCCGGGGTGGCGCTCGCGCTGGCGTCGGGGCTGACCCGGACCGGGGAGGCGTTGATCGACGGGACCGTGCAGCTCAACCGGGCGATCCCGACCCTCGGTCTGATCCCGCTGTTCATCCTGTGGCTGGGCATCGGCGAGACCTTCAAGGTCGCGATCATCGCCATCGTCGTCTACATCCCGATCTACCTCAACACGCATGCCGCGCTGTCCGGCATCGACCACCGGTTCGTCGAACTCGCCGAGGTGCAGGGGCTGTCCCGGCTCCAGTTCGTCCGGCAGATCGTGATCCCGGGTGCCCTGCCCGGGTTCTTCGTGGGACTCCGGCTCGGGGTGACCGGCTCCTGGCTGGGCCTGGTGGTCCTGGAGCAGATCAACGCCACCAGCGGCCTCGGCTACCTGATGTTCCAGGCCCAGAACTACGGCCAGTCGGACGTCATCCTCGTCGGCCTCCTCATCTACGGCGTCTTCGGCCTCGTCTCCGACAGCGCGGTCCGTCTCATCGAACGGAGGGTGCTGTCATGGCGCCGCACACTGAGCAACTGA
- a CDS encoding ABC transporter ATP-binding protein, translated as MAPHTEQLTRPAAAVQLRGLTRSFEGRTVLDGIDLDIPDGQFVALLGHSGSGKSTLLRAVAHLDHEVVGSGQLTASERVSVVFQDSRLLPWRRVLDNVLLGLDGKEAEQKGRAALAEVGLEGRERAWPNELSGGEAQRAALARSLVREPELLLADEPFGALDALTRIKMHVLLRELWERHRPSVLLVTHDVDEAIGLADRVLVLERGRIGLDLTVDRGRAHGEYRARLLAALGVDGDPRLS; from the coding sequence ATGGCGCCGCACACTGAGCAACTGACCCGACCGGCCGCCGCCGTCCAACTGCGCGGCCTGACACGGTCGTTCGAGGGACGTACGGTCCTCGACGGCATCGACCTCGACATTCCCGACGGGCAGTTCGTGGCGCTTCTCGGGCACAGCGGGTCGGGCAAGAGCACCCTGCTGCGGGCGGTCGCCCATCTCGATCACGAGGTCGTCGGCAGTGGTCAACTCACGGCGTCCGAACGGGTGTCGGTCGTGTTCCAGGACTCCCGGCTGTTGCCCTGGCGGCGGGTGCTGGACAACGTCCTGCTCGGGCTGGACGGCAAGGAGGCCGAGCAGAAGGGGCGGGCGGCTCTCGCCGAGGTGGGGTTGGAGGGGCGTGAGCGGGCCTGGCCCAACGAGTTGTCCGGCGGTGAGGCGCAGCGGGCCGCGCTTGCCCGGTCGCTGGTCCGTGAGCCCGAACTTCTGCTCGCCGACGAGCCGTTCGGGGCGTTGGACGCGCTCACCCGGATCAAGATGCATGTGCTGCTGCGGGAGTTGTGGGAGCGGCATCGGCCGTCGGTGCTGCTGGTCACGCATGACGTGGACGAGGCGATCGGGCTTGCCGATCGGGTTCTCGTGCTCGAACGCGGTCGGATCGGCCTCGATCTGACCGTCGACCGGGGGCGCGCGCACGGCGAGTACCGGGCGCGGTTGCTCGCGGCGCTGGGTGTGGACGGTGACCCTCGGCTGTCGTGA
- a CDS encoding LLM class flavin-dependent oxidoreductase, producing the protein MPRKLHLNAFLMNTGHHEASWRLPESDPYAHVELDHYVHLARTAERGTFDSLFLADGPQLWGNVSQRPGGALEPLTLLTALATATRHIGLIATASTSYNSPYNLARKFASLDIISGGRAGWNIVTTAGAEAARNFGLEAEPAHAERYARAAEFLDVALKLWDSWEDDAIIADKASGVWGDDGKIHPPRHQGTYFSVEGALNVPRSPQGYPLLVQAGSSEDGKAFAARYAEAVFTAQQTLGDAQAFYADLKSRTRQAGRDPEHLKVLPGIVPVLGSTEAEARANEQILEDHIVHRHGVANLERLLQLPSGSLELDAELPDGLPSEDSIEGAKSRYTLVVELARRERLTVRQLIGRLGGGRGHLTFAGTPEQVADAIETWFTQGAADGFNIMPAVLPSGLDAFVDHVVPLLRARGLLRTEYGPRQTLRDRYGLPRPANQYVTAEEATPPPAPTATPTPTPTPTLAPAPALV; encoded by the coding sequence ATGCCCCGCAAGCTGCACCTCAACGCCTTCCTCATGAACACCGGGCACCACGAGGCCTCCTGGCGGCTTCCCGAGAGCGATCCATACGCTCACGTGGAGTTGGATCATTACGTCCACCTGGCCCGGACCGCCGAGCGCGGCACCTTCGACTCGCTCTTCCTCGCCGACGGGCCGCAGCTCTGGGGCAACGTCTCCCAGCGGCCGGGCGGCGCCCTGGAGCCGCTCACGCTGCTCACCGCCCTCGCGACGGCGACCCGGCACATCGGGCTGATCGCCACCGCGTCCACCTCCTACAACTCCCCCTACAACCTGGCCCGCAAGTTCGCCTCGCTCGACATCATCAGCGGCGGCCGGGCGGGCTGGAACATCGTCACGACGGCCGGGGCGGAGGCCGCCCGGAACTTCGGGCTGGAGGCCGAGCCCGCGCACGCGGAGCGGTACGCCCGTGCCGCCGAGTTCCTCGATGTGGCGCTGAAGCTCTGGGACAGCTGGGAGGACGACGCGATCATCGCCGACAAGGCGTCCGGGGTCTGGGGCGACGACGGCAAGATCCATCCGCCCCGGCACCAGGGGACGTACTTCAGCGTCGAGGGCGCCCTCAACGTCCCGCGTTCGCCGCAGGGTTACCCGCTGCTCGTGCAGGCCGGCTCCTCGGAGGACGGCAAGGCGTTCGCGGCCCGGTACGCGGAGGCGGTGTTCACCGCGCAGCAGACCCTCGGCGACGCGCAGGCCTTCTACGCCGACCTCAAGTCCCGTACCCGGCAGGCCGGTCGGGATCCCGAGCACCTCAAGGTGCTGCCCGGCATCGTCCCGGTGCTCGGCTCCACGGAGGCCGAGGCGCGGGCCAACGAGCAGATCCTCGAGGACCACATCGTGCACCGGCACGGGGTCGCCAACCTGGAGCGTCTGCTGCAACTGCCGTCCGGTTCACTCGAATTGGACGCCGAGCTGCCGGACGGGCTGCCCTCCGAGGACTCCATCGAGGGCGCCAAGAGCCGCTACACCCTGGTGGTGGAACTGGCCCGGCGTGAGCGGCTCACCGTGCGGCAACTGATCGGGCGGCTGGGCGGCGGGCGCGGGCACCTCACCTTCGCGGGCACGCCCGAGCAGGTCGCCGACGCGATCGAGACCTGGTTCACGCAGGGCGCCGCCGACGGCTTCAACATCATGCCCGCCGTCCTGCCCTCCGGCCTCGACGCCTTCGTCGACCACGTCGTCCCGCTCCTGCGCGCCCGTGGCCTGCTGCGCACCGAGTACGGCCCCCGCCAGACCCTCCGGGACCGCTACGGCCTCCCCCGCCCCGCCAACCAGTACGTCACCGCCGAAGAAGCCACCCCTCCCCCTGCCCCCACCGCCACCCCCACCCCCACTCCCACCCCCACCCTCGCCCCCGCCCCCGCCCTCGTCTGA
- a CDS encoding TauD/TfdA dioxygenase family protein, whose product MSTLDIRKVTAHIGAHVFGVDISQPLDDKTVAALREALNVHKALVFDDVRLDDAGQQAFARRFGDLTTAHPTVAAVDGAPNVLPVDSEQGSANQWHTDVTFVLNPPQASTLRSITLPPYGGETLIANSAAAYRQLPQPLRTLADTLWAEHTNDHDYAVPVEEVDEVRAAQRARFTSIKFRTAHPVVRVHPLTGERGLFIGGFAQRLVGLSVGESRRILDLLQSYVVRPENILRHRWSPNQLVLFDNRITQHYAVANYDKLPRRLHRVTVAGDVPAGVEGKESHSIEGDAAHYTPVAA is encoded by the coding sequence ATGAGCACGCTCGACATCCGCAAGGTCACCGCCCACATCGGCGCGCACGTCTTTGGCGTGGACATCTCCCAGCCCCTCGACGACAAGACCGTCGCCGCCCTCCGCGAGGCCCTCAACGTCCACAAGGCGCTGGTCTTCGACGACGTGCGCCTCGACGACGCGGGCCAGCAGGCCTTCGCCCGGCGCTTCGGCGACCTCACCACCGCCCACCCGACGGTCGCCGCCGTCGACGGCGCCCCGAACGTGCTGCCCGTCGACAGCGAGCAGGGCAGCGCCAACCAGTGGCACACCGACGTCACGTTCGTCCTCAACCCGCCGCAGGCCAGCACCCTGCGCAGCATCACGCTCCCGCCGTACGGCGGCGAGACGCTGATCGCCAACTCGGCCGCCGCCTACCGTCAACTGCCCCAGCCGCTGCGCACGTTGGCGGACACCCTGTGGGCCGAGCACACCAACGACCACGACTACGCGGTACCGGTGGAGGAGGTCGACGAGGTACGGGCCGCGCAGCGCGCCCGGTTCACGTCCATCAAGTTCCGCACCGCCCACCCCGTCGTCCGCGTCCACCCGCTGACCGGTGAACGCGGCCTGTTCATCGGCGGGTTCGCTCAGCGCCTGGTGGGGCTGTCGGTCGGCGAGTCCCGCAGGATCCTCGACCTGCTCCAGTCGTACGTCGTCCGGCCGGAGAACATCCTGCGGCACCGCTGGTCGCCGAACCAGCTCGTGCTGTTCGACAACCGCATCACCCAGCACTACGCGGTCGCCAACTACGACAAGCTGCCGCGCCGCCTGCACCGGGTGACCGTCGCCGGGGACGTACCGGCCGGCGTCGAGGGCAAGGAGAGCCACTCGATCGAGGGCGACGCGGCGCACTACACCCCCGTAGCGGCCTAG